In the genome of Yarrowia lipolytica chromosome 1B, complete sequence, the window TTAATACGTCTGTTACTAGTGACATTCTGTTCTTTCATTTTAGAAATACGTAATTTTTCAACCTGGGAGAACtaaaataaaaattaaataaaaattaaacaaaaattaaataaaaaaaccttGTTTCGTTGtaaagtacgagtacgagtacgagtgctgTACAATGGGTACCAATAAGTACGAATAACTTCGGGTAGAATgatccaagtacaagtacgagtacatctATCTACTTGAGTGCCAGGACTTGCCACTGATCTTGGGTAGTCCGCATGAGAGACGCACAGAAAGCACAAATTCAatctacaagcacaagtgcaagttacttgtactcgtacaagcaCAATTACAATAGATCTATCTGGGTATCTCTCAACTCCCTAGATACAGCTCATACTGTTCTATCATGTCGGTGACGAAACGACTTGTGCCCTTTACTGGGTTCATCAACTCACGCGCCCGGCAGGCGTTTTCTGACATTCCGAAAATGGAGGCCATGTTGAAGAGTAGCGGACTCCAAAAGTTTTACCGCAAAAGTGACAACCTGACCATTGTGGATGCCTATGCTGGATATGGCTGGTTTTCCACCGCTCTTTACAACTCTCTGCAGCCTAAAAAGCTGTTTCTCATGGACCCTTCAAACTACTCCAAGGAGCCTCTGTCGCATCTCCAGGCTCAAGACCCCGAGGTGATCACCTACAGCAATTACGACCCGTTCCAGTGGCGGTCGTACTACCCTGTCTACGAGTCGATTTCCAAGGCGTACAACAAGCCCGACCGGACGGAGGTGAGCCGCGACtttctgtttgtggccaACCTGGCTTATACGCGAGGAGAGTCGCTATTGTACCAGTACCTTTTGTGCATTTTACATCAGAATTGGCTGCAGCGGTACGGCCGGGTTCGGATGTTGATTTGGATCTCTTCGGCCTCAGCTGAGAAGTTGACCCATGGTTCCCGACGAACAAAACTGCAAGACAAGACGGTagctctcaaggagctggatgAGAGGATTGACAAGTTGAAGGCCAACATTGCCAAGTCGGAACTGTGGTTGAAGCGCCCCAATCTGTCTGAAAAGTCGGAGAACTCACACAATAAGAAGCTCGACAAGTACAGAAacactctggagaagcttGAAAAGAAGAGAGCGGAGTCGGTCAGTCTAATTGAAAACCGGAGATTCAAAAGCACCGTCATTCGTGAAATGACGTGTGATTACCGATACCTGATTGGAGGCAATGCCAAACATACCAAACGAAGCAAGCCTGTGACGACAGAAGCACATCGACAGGTGCAGATCAAAAAACGACTGGAAGGACACAAAAAACGCGTGCCCCAAATGACATGCAACCCTTACGATAAAGATGCACTTGTCTATTACGAAAATGACTACGAGAATATGTTTTGTCCTCAGAAGACAACATCTCTCGGAGGTctggttcttctggaactGACACCTAAGAACGTCAAGCTCGAGAGACTGGATGAGTGGTTCTTTGTGGTCACTAGGCTGTTTGTGGCCAGCATCCTGCCCATTGGCCGTACTCTGGAGACCTTGGGACCGGGAGCTACGGAGTGGATGAGTCCTCACCTGTCGCCCGCCATTTTGTCCAGCAAGATCAGCGAGATTTCCATCCCCGACCTGGAACATATCGTCGAGGTTTTCTGGAGATGGCCCTTCAAGCCTCAGGTGTTGATTGACACCTATGAGGAGCGGATGGTGAGTACTCCA includes:
- a CDS encoding uncharacterized protein (Compare to YALI0B01980g, similar to Saccharomyces cerevisiae MTF1 (YMR228W); ancestral locus Anc_8.755, some similarities with uniprot|P87250 Kluyveromyces lactis mitochondrial replication protein MTF1) — its product is MSVTKRLVPFTGFINSRARQAFSDIPKMEAMLKSSGLQKFYRKSDNLTIVDAYAGYGWFSTALYNSLQPKKLFLMDPSNYSKEPLSHLQAQDPEVITYSNYDPFQWRSYYPVYESISKAYNKPDRTEVSRDFLFVANLAYTRGESLLYQYLLCILHQNWLQRYGRVRMLIWISSASAEKLTHGSRRTKLQDKTVALKELDERIDKLKANIAKSELWLKRPNLSEKSENSHNKKLDKYRNTLEKLEKKRAESVSLIENRRFKSTVIREMTCDYRYLIGGNAKHTKRSKPVTTEAHRQVQIKKRLEGHKKRVPQMTCNPYDKDALVYYENDYENMFCPQKTTSLGGLVLLELTPKNVKLERLDEWFFVVTRLFVASILPIGRTLETLGPGATEWMSPHLSPAILSSKISEISIPDLEHIVEVFWRWPFKPQVLIDTYEERMVSTPDESTFDNPLFDIDDDVEGGGSDVDDDLM